A genomic segment from Actinoplanes sichuanensis encodes:
- a CDS encoding ISAs1 family transposase — translation MASSLICVLTVTTPGIDTPPPPVTDGEHGGLLAAASLVPDPRNPRGVRYPLAALLAVAVCAVLAGATSFTAIADWLYDLDEPDQRRLGFDRGLPAGTTVWRLLTRLDDALVGSVLAGWLRTRTPPLAVPRPRRYRTVIAVDGKTLRGARLPDGRQTHLLSALDTSTGIVLAQVTVDTKSNEIPSFTPLLDAVENLLGSLTGVLIVADALHTQTGHAEQITRRGAHLLLQAKGNQPGLHAQLKAVPWAQIPVGDRTRERGHGRKETRTVKAVTLQTPGGIAFPHARQAVRITRTRTTGGKTSRETAYLVTSLPAADAQPADLQKWARSEWLIENQVHNVRDVTFREDLHQARTGTGPAVMATLRNTAIGWHRINGETNIARANRRADRRSNDLITAVTSSYRNMQ, via the coding sequence ATGGCATCATCTCTGATCTGCGTACTGACCGTGACAACCCCTGGCATCGACACGCCACCGCCGCCGGTCACCGACGGTGAACACGGCGGGCTCCTGGCCGCCGCGAGCCTGGTCCCGGACCCGCGGAATCCTCGCGGGGTGCGATATCCGCTGGCAGCGCTGCTCGCCGTCGCGGTCTGCGCCGTCCTGGCCGGCGCCACCTCGTTCACGGCGATCGCCGACTGGCTGTACGACCTGGACGAGCCGGACCAGCGACGGCTCGGGTTCGACCGGGGCTTGCCTGCCGGCACCACGGTATGGCGACTATTGACCCGACTCGACGATGCCCTGGTCGGCAGCGTCCTGGCGGGCTGGCTCCGCACCCGCACACCACCGCTCGCCGTTCCCCGGCCGCGCCGCTACCGGACCGTGATCGCCGTCGACGGCAAGACATTGCGCGGCGCCCGTCTGCCCGACGGGCGTCAAACGCATCTGCTGTCCGCGCTGGACACCAGCACCGGCATCGTCCTCGCCCAGGTCACGGTCGATACGAAGAGCAACGAGATCCCGTCGTTCACACCACTGCTCGACGCCGTGGAGAACCTGCTGGGCAGCCTTACCGGGGTGCTGATAGTCGCCGACGCCCTGCACACCCAGACCGGCCACGCCGAGCAGATCACCCGCCGCGGCGCACACCTGCTACTGCAGGCCAAAGGCAACCAGCCCGGCCTCCATGCCCAGCTCAAAGCCGTTCCCTGGGCGCAGATCCCGGTCGGTGACCGCACCCGCGAGCGTGGTCACGGCCGCAAGGAGACCCGCACGGTCAAGGCCGTCACCCTGCAGACCCCGGGCGGGATCGCGTTCCCGCACGCCCGGCAAGCCGTCCGGATCACCCGGACCCGCACCACCGGCGGCAAGACCAGCCGGGAGACCGCCTATCTGGTCACGTCCCTTCCCGCTGCCGACGCTCAGCCCGCTGACCTGCAGAAGTGGGCCAGATCGGAGTGGTTGATCGAGAACCAGGTCCACAACGTCCGAGATGTCACGTTCCGTGAAGATCTTCATCAAGCCCGGACCGGCACCGGACCCGCCGTCATGGCGACACTGCGTAACACCGCGATCGGCTGGCACCGCATCAACGGCGAAACCAACATCGCCCGCGCCAACCGCCGCGCCGACCGCCGTTCAAACGACCTCATCACGGCCGTGACCAGCAGCTACCGGAACATGCAATGA
- a CDS encoding MerR family transcriptional regulator → MYPSLTPPRQVKIGDAAAFAGITPRAIRHYHEIGLLPEPERGGDGRRRYGYDDMTRLLWIRKMADAGISLDDMRTAFGETRDEALDIESVLGRLAETLAAQEATIKRRRAAVQRLQAVGSPLGLLSELVTDRLSHLPPGALRPSDLDTLLVTERIFGPLGAAIQAGTFIMLATHPDLRAEEDRLEAAEAALDDGVEPDDPRVEELAVQRCAHLMALIRAIEAAGLHADEEKIFETYDAALTAEEGKEMSAATAITKMPYDFSPARMRCVELAGRLFGEALADAHSADS, encoded by the coding sequence ATGTACCCCTCCCTCACGCCTCCCCGGCAGGTCAAGATCGGTGATGCCGCTGCGTTCGCCGGGATCACCCCACGCGCCATCCGTCACTACCACGAGATCGGCCTGCTGCCGGAACCCGAGCGCGGCGGGGATGGCCGCCGCCGCTACGGCTATGACGACATGACCCGCCTGCTGTGGATCCGCAAGATGGCCGATGCCGGTATCAGCCTGGACGACATGCGGACCGCCTTCGGCGAAACGCGGGACGAAGCCCTGGATATCGAGTCGGTCCTGGGCAGGCTCGCGGAAACCTTGGCGGCCCAGGAGGCCACCATCAAACGTCGGCGCGCCGCTGTCCAGCGCCTGCAGGCGGTGGGCAGCCCGCTGGGGCTGCTCTCCGAACTGGTCACGGACCGGCTCAGCCACCTGCCCCCGGGCGCGTTGCGCCCCTCCGATCTGGACACCCTGCTGGTCACCGAACGGATCTTCGGGCCGCTGGGCGCCGCGATCCAGGCCGGCACGTTCATCATGCTGGCCACCCACCCCGACCTGCGGGCCGAGGAGGACCGTCTTGAGGCGGCCGAGGCCGCCCTCGACGACGGCGTCGAACCCGACGACCCGCGCGTCGAAGAGCTCGCCGTACAGCGATGCGCTCACCTGATGGCCCTGATTCGGGCCATCGAGGCAGCCGGCCTCCACGCGGACGAGGAGAAGATCTTCGAGACCTACGACGCCGCCCTGACAGCGGAGGAGGGCAAGGAGATGAGTGCCGCCACGGCGATAACCAAGATGCCGTACGACTTCTCGCCTGCCCGGATGCGCTGCGTGGAACTCGCCGGACGGCTCTTCGGCGAGGCCCTTGCCGACGCCCACTCGGCGGACAGCTGA
- a CDS encoding DUF6193 family natural product biosynthesis protein, translating into MGSLAGALQVVADRQDLSLPVEVVEHSPLFGAVVPTIVPHRLALEVSASRVERRWSVTGCEPDQNMALIEGATTDLDQIVKAARAWRDGESLARIVQLAPFVELTGRFEVLGRDPAGMVESEWQHLLVEAAGTDWPEYRALIDAAYDEPRLRRLYPFTSHWSLRFSTRTRPHLSREILVCIHPGRSKDYVVTMGYTGDEIGQTSTAEAAVSLAVQHLPPNLGAATYGAV; encoded by the coding sequence ATGGGCAGCCTCGCCGGGGCCCTGCAGGTTGTGGCCGACCGGCAAGACTTATCACTGCCGGTCGAGGTCGTGGAGCATTCGCCACTGTTTGGTGCGGTCGTCCCGACGATTGTGCCGCATCGTCTGGCCCTCGAGGTGTCCGCCAGTCGGGTGGAGCGTCGGTGGTCCGTCACGGGTTGCGAGCCAGATCAGAACATGGCGCTGATCGAAGGGGCCACGACCGACCTCGACCAGATCGTCAAGGCTGCGCGGGCTTGGCGTGACGGGGAGTCCCTGGCCCGGATCGTCCAGCTGGCGCCTTTCGTGGAACTGACCGGGCGGTTCGAGGTGCTCGGGCGGGATCCCGCCGGCATGGTCGAATCCGAATGGCAGCACCTTCTGGTGGAAGCGGCCGGCACGGACTGGCCTGAGTATCGCGCTCTCATTGACGCTGCGTACGACGAACCACGACTGCGTCGTCTCTATCCCTTCACCAGTCATTGGTCCTTGCGGTTCTCCACCCGAACTCGCCCTCACCTTTCCCGCGAGATACTTGTCTGCATACATCCCGGGAGGAGCAAGGACTACGTCGTCACGATGGGCTATACAGGAGATGAAATAGGCCAGACCTCGACGGCCGAGGCTGCCGTTTCTCTGGCGGTACAACACCTTCCGCCCAACCTCGGCGCAGCGACGTACGGCGCCGTTTGA